A single region of the Gaiellales bacterium genome encodes:
- a CDS encoding cyclic nucleotide-binding domain-containing protein produces MSRDATVDESQILAALASVPLFAGLGKRELKKVAGTATVAHVPAGQHIVREGFTAEAFYVILEGEAHATGTPVRSHLGPGDFCGEMGLLDGSTRSASILAETDVTAVKLPRKEFLDLVDRHAEIARALLADLAARVRRLEAALQEGDVRKPQGEAMNLDDSGGVR; encoded by the coding sequence GTGTCCAGGGACGCGACGGTCGACGAGTCGCAGATCCTCGCGGCGCTCGCGAGCGTCCCGCTCTTCGCCGGGCTCGGGAAGCGCGAGCTCAAGAAGGTCGCCGGGACGGCGACGGTCGCCCACGTCCCCGCCGGCCAGCACATCGTCCGTGAGGGGTTCACCGCCGAGGCCTTCTACGTCATCCTGGAGGGCGAGGCGCACGCGACCGGGACGCCGGTGCGGTCGCACCTCGGCCCCGGAGACTTCTGCGGCGAGATGGGGCTCCTCGACGGGTCGACCCGCTCGGCGAGCATCCTCGCCGAGACGGACGTGACCGCCGTCAAGCTGCCCCGGAAGGAGTTCCTCGACCTGGTCGATCGCCACGCCGAGATCGCCCGCGCCCTGCTCGCCGACCTGGCCGCGCGGGTGCGGCGGCTGGAGGCGGCGCTGCAGGAGGGCGATGTGCGGAAACCGCAGGGTGAAGCGATGAATCTTGATGATTCCGGAGGCGTTCGGTAG
- a CDS encoding putative quinol monooxygenase, translating to MIAQYRTQAGKGDEVASVLALHRPATVAEPGCRAFVVNRSQDDGDRFVLYEQYEDEAAFEAHRDSPHFKRYIEGQVVPLLAERSWDRFSVVE from the coding sequence GTGATCGCGCAGTACCGCACACAGGCCGGGAAGGGCGACGAGGTCGCATCCGTCCTCGCGCTGCACCGCCCCGCGACGGTCGCCGAGCCGGGCTGCCGGGCGTTCGTCGTCAACCGGTCGCAGGACGACGGCGACCGCTTCGTGCTCTACGAGCAGTACGAGGACGAGGCGGCGTTCGAGGCGCACCGCGACTCGCCGCACTTCAAGCGGTACATCGAGGGACAGGTCGTGCCGCTTCTCGCCGAGCGCTCCTGGGACCGCTTCTCGGTCGTCGAGTAG
- a CDS encoding FAD-dependent oxidoreductase, whose protein sequence is MVTAEEIAGITVFAELSEADRERISRAAADITLGAGEYAAYEGGERALFGLLEGKIEAVKHVEGIGRVVGVRAPGDIFGEVPVTLGTTFPVGFRAAEPSRVIRLDPDDYYAVVAAAPDVGREIGQLASHRISGLRGLQGISFEPSVPRAFVVGERWDAAGAELRHFLQRNQVAFKWLQPDTDDLTEQWDGPVPAPEDCPVLRVVDGKTVVRPQLRRVAELLGLSTEPEAAEYDTVIVGAGPAGLAAAVYGASEGLRTIVIEREAPGGQAGTSSRIENYLGFPSGVSGDELASRALQQARRLGAEILVTRAITRIDASTRQVHLDGGDVLRARTIILACGVTWRRLDIEGGDELAGKGVAYGAARSEAPASHGFDVQIVGAGNSAGQAALYFASHARSVTILCRSAGPERTMSQYLLDQLEARSNIDVLTHSEVVRVEGEGKLDAIVVRNSQTGEEATLESGGLFILIGADAETGWLPPEIARDRRGYVLTGSELAGTDRWGLERDPYLLETSVPGIFACGDVRLGPVKRVAAAVGEGSMAIAFVHQYLREAEERAGAVAG, encoded by the coding sequence ATGGTGACGGCAGAGGAGATCGCGGGAATCACCGTCTTCGCGGAGCTGAGCGAGGCGGATCGAGAGCGGATCTCGCGCGCCGCCGCCGACATCACCCTCGGCGCCGGCGAGTACGCCGCCTACGAGGGCGGCGAACGGGCCCTCTTCGGGCTGCTGGAGGGCAAGATCGAGGCGGTCAAGCACGTCGAGGGCATTGGCCGCGTCGTCGGCGTGCGCGCGCCCGGCGACATCTTCGGGGAGGTGCCGGTCACGCTCGGCACCACGTTCCCGGTCGGGTTCCGCGCGGCCGAGCCGTCCCGGGTGATTCGCCTCGATCCGGACGACTACTACGCGGTGGTCGCCGCCGCGCCCGATGTGGGCCGCGAGATCGGCCAGCTGGCGAGCCACCGCATCAGCGGTCTGCGCGGCCTCCAGGGCATCTCGTTCGAGCCCTCCGTGCCGCGCGCGTTCGTGGTCGGCGAGCGCTGGGACGCCGCCGGCGCCGAGCTGCGCCATTTCCTGCAGCGAAACCAGGTGGCGTTCAAGTGGCTGCAGCCGGACACGGACGACCTCACCGAGCAGTGGGACGGGCCGGTGCCGGCGCCGGAGGACTGCCCCGTGCTGCGGGTCGTCGACGGCAAGACGGTCGTGCGGCCGCAGCTGCGCCGCGTCGCCGAGCTGCTCGGCCTCTCCACCGAGCCCGAGGCCGCCGAGTACGACACGGTGATCGTCGGCGCCGGCCCGGCCGGCCTGGCCGCCGCGGTGTACGGCGCGTCCGAGGGCCTGCGCACGATCGTGATCGAACGCGAGGCGCCCGGCGGGCAGGCCGGCACGTCGTCGCGGATCGAGAACTACCTCGGCTTCCCCTCGGGCGTCTCGGGCGACGAGCTCGCCAGCCGGGCGCTCCAGCAGGCCCGCCGGCTCGGCGCCGAGATCCTGGTCACGCGGGCGATCACGCGCATCGACGCGTCCACCCGGCAGGTGCACCTCGACGGCGGCGACGTCCTGCGCGCGCGCACGATCATCCTCGCCTGCGGCGTCACCTGGCGCCGGCTCGACATCGAGGGCGGCGACGAGCTGGCCGGGAAGGGCGTCGCCTACGGCGCGGCCCGCAGCGAGGCGCCGGCCAGCCACGGGTTCGACGTGCAGATCGTCGGCGCGGGCAACTCGGCCGGCCAGGCCGCCCTGTACTTCGCGAGCCACGCCCGGTCGGTGACGATCCTCTGCCGCAGCGCCGGGCCGGAGCGGACGATGTCGCAGTACCTGCTCGACCAGCTCGAGGCCCGGTCGAACATCGACGTGCTCACGCACAGCGAGGTCGTGCGGGTGGAGGGCGAGGGCAAGCTCGACGCGATCGTCGTCCGCAACTCGCAGACCGGGGAGGAGGCCACGCTCGAGTCGGGCGGACTCTTCATCCTGATCGGCGCCGACGCCGAGACGGGCTGGCTGCCGCCGGAGATCGCCCGCGACCGGCGCGGGTACGTCCTCACCGGCTCCGAGCTCGCGGGCACCGACCGCTGGGGGCTCGAGCGCGACCCGTACCTGCTCGAGACGAGCGTCCCCGGCATCTTCGCCTGCGGCGATGTCCGCCTCGGGCCCGTCAAGCGCGTGGCGGCGGCCGTCGGCGAGGGCAGCATGGCCATCGCCTTCGTCCACCAGTACCTGCGCGAGGCGGAGGAGCGCGCCGGCGCCGTCGCCGGCTGA
- a CDS encoding GGDEF domain-containing protein gives MPRGLRTVDSPPAIAAVVAILVGLVASVQFSVPTSQSYGIATLYLWPIAIAALWFGARIAVGVVGGIMATQAVWVLTVAPTSATGGLVSVVLRSATYLFIASLVGHFASRLRRVALSDPLTGLPNRRAFFEEVRRRSQNAGSIGVVTCDVDGLKTINDRDGHDAGDGAIMRTGQELRRLVGRDGFVARFGGDEFLALTTPETAARIAAMLDPVRGARVGVAVHSTTDGSIDAAIAAADQSLYRAKRRAA, from the coding sequence ATGCCCAGGGGCCTCCGCACCGTCGATTCACCGCCGGCGATCGCAGCCGTGGTCGCGATCCTCGTCGGCCTGGTCGCGTCCGTCCAGTTCTCCGTGCCGACGTCGCAGAGCTACGGCATCGCCACCCTGTACCTGTGGCCGATCGCGATCGCGGCGCTCTGGTTCGGCGCCCGCATCGCCGTCGGCGTCGTCGGCGGCATCATGGCGACGCAGGCGGTCTGGGTGCTGACGGTCGCGCCGACCTCGGCCACCGGCGGCCTCGTCTCCGTCGTCCTGCGAAGCGCCACCTATCTCTTCATCGCGAGCCTGGTCGGGCACTTCGCCAGCCGCCTGCGCCGCGTCGCCCTGTCCGATCCGCTCACCGGCCTCCCCAACCGCCGCGCCTTCTTCGAGGAGGTGCGCCGGCGCAGCCAGAACGCGGGCTCGATCGGCGTCGTCACCTGCGACGTCGACGGCCTGAAGACGATCAACGACCGCGACGGGCACGACGCCGGCGACGGCGCGATCATGCGCACCGGCCAGGAGCTGCGCCGCCTCGTCGGCAGGGACGGGTTCGTGGCCCGCTTCGGCGGGGACGAGTTCCTCGCGCTGACGACGCCGGAGACCGCCGCGCGGATCGCCGCCATGCTCGACCCGGTCCGCGGCGCCCGCGTCGGCGTCGCCGTGCACTCGACGACCGACGGCTCGATCGACGCCGCCATCGCCGCGGCCGACCAGTCGCTGTACCGGGCCAAGCGCCGGGCCGCATAG